The following coding sequences lie in one Musa acuminata AAA Group cultivar baxijiao chromosome BXJ1-8, Cavendish_Baxijiao_AAA, whole genome shotgun sequence genomic window:
- the LOC135588224 gene encoding AIG2-like protein D — MAAAAAPRLHNVFVYGTLLADEVVRVLLKRVPPSSPAILHNYHRFSIKGRVYPAILPIDCKNVAGEVLRGITDQELDVLDSFEDLEYERRAVEVSLVDNSEKLIVDAYIWGNKDDPNLYGEWDFEEWKRLHLEDYLVMTTEFMEELEKPQD, encoded by the exons aTGGCCGCCGCTGCCGCTCCTCGTCTCCACAACGTCTTCGTTTACGGAACTCTATTGGCAGATGAGGTGGTGCGCGTGCTTCTCAAGCGAGTTCCCCCCTCCTCCCCTGCCATCCTCCATAATTA CCACAGATTTAGTATAAAGGGCCGTGTTTATCCAGCAATCCTGCCCATAGATTGTAAGAATGTTGCAGGAGAG GTTTTACGGGGCATCACAGATCAAGAGTTAGATGTCCTAGATTCCTTTGAAGACCTCGAATATGAGAGAAGGGCTGTTGAGGTTTCTTTGGTT GATAATTCTGAGAAACTAATAGTTGATGCATATATCTGGGGTAACAAGGATGATCCAAACTTGTATGGGGAGTGGGATTTTGAG GAATGGAAGCGACTGCACTTGGAGGATTATCTTGTCATGACAACAGAATTCATGGAGGAGCTGGAAAAGCCCCAAGACTAG
- the LOC135585339 gene encoding putative inactive cadmium/zinc-transporting ATPase HMA3, translating to MGEPSKDRIGKVPKHQKSYFDVLGLCCSSEVPLIEKILKPLSGVQKVSVIVPSKTVIVVHDSLLISQHEILKALNQARLEATVRAYGSAEITKKWPSPYILACGVLLVVSLFKRFFHPLRWFAIAAVLVGINPIILRGIAAIRRLTLDINILLLIAVGGAVALRDYSEAAFVVFLFTIAEWLESRASHKATVGMSSLMSMAPQKAVLAETGQVVDIEDVEINTIIEVKAGEVIPIDGIVVDGQSEVDERSLTGESLPVTKQVNSLVWAGTLNIDGYISLRTTALSENSAVAKMKRLVEEAQNRRSNTQRLIDSCTKYYTPAVVIVAAGVALVPLVMRVNNPRIWFQLALVLLVSACPCALVLSTPVATFCALLKAARIGLLIKGGDVLEALAKIRVVAFDKTGTITKGEFKVVEFQSISSKVSLEMLLYWVSSIESKSSHPMAAALVEHARSHSIEPKPDSVKEFHIYPGEGIYGEVDGRDIHIGNKRIAARVLCETVPNMEDMKEGVTYGYVFLDMVPVGTYALSDTCRIGAAEAIKELKSLGIKTAMLTGDSMEASLHAQRQLNHVMEEVHAELLPEDKVQLIGKLKSREGSTAMVGDGMNDAPALAMADVGISMGVSGSAVAMETSHITLMSNDICKIPRAIRLARKTRRMIIMNIIFSGVTKIAILAIAFAGRPLLWAAVLADVGTCLLVILNSMTLLQTKTSPKKKCCGSSHKAHMEKPKHAEHCGCQDNHGCHDHRKAMDERRHSHCMNHDHPEESPAHARCCQELATKPTNSSQEHSITITDARHDSGDLQKQQDGPDSNMTCENQTLKCSSNNCNDKEKKRIEECCMGNRNDCGMQKGCSSSQGLIVERRELGGCCRTYTKACGSKDSCCASGRVQLPEIITE from the exons ATGGGAGAACCAAGCAAGGACAGGATAGGAAAGGTACCAAAGCATCAAAAGAGCTACTTTGATGTGTTGGGCCTCTGCTGCTCGTCTGAAGTCCCCCTGATTGAGAAGATATTGAAGCCTTTGAGTGGAGTTCAGAAGGTCTCGGTGATCGTTCCCTCAAAGACGGTCATAGTAGTCCATGACAGCCTCCTCATTTCGCAGCATGAGATAC TCAAGGCATTAAACCAGGCAAGGCTTGAAGCTACAGTTCGAGCATATGGCtctgcggagatcaccaagaaatgGCCCAGCCCCTACATACTGGCTTGTGGAGTGCTACTTGTGGTTTCACTGTTCAAGCGGTTCTTCCATCCGCTCAGATGGTTCGCGATAGCAGCAGTTCTTGTCGGCATAAATCCGATCATTCTGAGAGGCATTGCAGCCATTCGGAGGCTTACGCTGGACATCAACATCCTTCTGCTAATTGCAG TTGGTGGGGCAGTTGCACTCAGAGACTATTCAGAAGCAGCGTTTGTTGTTTTCCTCTTCACGATTGCTGAATGGTTGGAATCAAGGGCCAGCCACAAG GCTACTGTCGGGATGTCATCACTAATGAGCATGGCTCCTCAGAAGGCTGTTCTGGCTGAAACAGGCCAAGTTGTGGACATTGAAGATGTCGAAATCAATACCATCATTGAAGTCAAAGCTGGAGAAGTGATCCCTATTGATGGCATTGTAGTCGATGGGCAGAGTGAAGTTGATGAGAGAAGCCTTACAGGAGAGTCTTTGCCTGTAACCAAGCAAGTTAACTCTCTGGTTTGGGCTGGCACACTCAACATAGATG GTTATATCAGTCTCAGAACAACTGCTCTATCAGAGAACTCTGCTGTGGCCAAAATGAAAAGGTTGGTGGAGGAAGCACAAAATAGAAGGTCAAACACACAGAGATTGATAGACTCTTGCACAAAGTATTACACACCAG CTGTCGTAATcgtagcagcaggagttgcgttagTTCCCCTGGTAATGAGAGTAAACAATCCCAGAATCTGGTTCCAGTTGGCATTGGTCCTTCTTGTGAGTGCATGCCCTTGTGCACTGGTGCTGTCCACACCTGTTGCAACTTTTTGTGCACTTCTAAAAGCAGCAAGGATAGGACTCCTCATCAAAGGGGGTGATGTTCTTGAAGCCCTGGCCAAAATAAGAGTAGTGGCATTCGACAAGACCGGGACGATAACGAAAGGAGAGTTTAAAGTTGTGGAGTTCCAGTCCATAAGCAGCAAGGTTTCTCTGGAGATGCTTCTTTACTG GGTTTCAAGTATAGAGAGTAAGTCGAGCCATCCAATGGCAGCTGCACTTGTTGAACATGCCCGGTCACATTCCATTGAACCAAAACCAGACAGTGTTAAAGAATTCCACATCTATCCTGGAGAGGGAATATACGGAGAAGTAGATGGAAGAGACATTCATATTGGGAATAAACGAATAGCAGCAAGGGTTTTGTGTGAAACAG ttccaaacaTGGAGGACATGAAGGAAGGTGTCACCTATGGATATGTGTTCTTGGATATGGTACCAGTTGGAACATATGCCCTTTCCGATACCTGCCGAATAGGAGCTGCAGAAGCTATCAAGGAGTTGAAGTCATTAGGGATCAAAACAGCAATGCTTACTGGAGATAGCATGGAAGCATCACTGCATGCACAAAGACAG CTAAATCATGTCATGGAAGAAGTCCATGCCGAGCTACTACCAGAAGATAAGGTGCAGTTAATTGGCAAGCTCAAGTCCAGAGAAGGATCTACAGCAATGGTTGGAGATGGGATGAATGACGCACCTGCATTAGCCATGGCCGATGTCGGGATCTCCATGGGGGTTTCAGGTTCTGCCGTTGCAATGGAGACTAGCCACATAACCCTCATGTCGAACGACATCTGCAAGATCCCTAGAGCCATCAGGCTGGCAAGAAAGACGCGTCGGATGATCATCATGAACATCATCTTCTCAGGGGTGACCAAAATTGCCATTCTGGCAATTGCCTTCGCCGGTCGCCCACTTCTTTGGGCGGCTGTCCTTGCTGACGTTGGTACATGCTTGCTCGTAATCTTAAATAGCATGACGCTGCTGCAAACCAAAACATCTCCGAAGAAGAAATGTTGTGGCTCGTCCCACAAAGCACACATGGAGAAGCCCAAACATGCAGAGCACTGCGGATGCCAGGATAACCATGGTTGCCATGATCACAGGAAGGCCATGGATGAAAGAAGGCACAGCCATTGCATGAATCATGATCATCCGGAAGAATCACCAGCTCATGCTCGCTGTTGCCAGGAGCTGGCCACAAAGCCAACTAATTCATCCCAAGAACACTCGATCACAATAACTGATGCAAGGCATGACAGTGGTGACCTGCAGAAACAGCAAGATGGTCCTGATAGCAACATGACATGTGAGAATCAAACATTGAAGTGTTCATCCAACAATTGTAATgacaaagagaagaaaaggattGAGGAATGTTGCATGGGCAACAGAAATGACTGTGGGATGCAGAAAGGCTGCTCCTCTTCACAAGGGTTGATAGTAGAAAGGAGAGAACTTGGTGGATGCTGCAGGACCTACACAAAGGCATGTGGGAGTAAAGATAGCTGCTGTGCGAGTGGGAGAGTACAATTGCCTGAAATCATAACAGagtag